A stretch of the Gossypium hirsutum isolate 1008001.06 chromosome D07, Gossypium_hirsutum_v2.1, whole genome shotgun sequence genome encodes the following:
- the LOC121219222 gene encoding protein phosphatase 2C 77: MMEEVSGPCAVSLGEVIRNNSRTTTRAAAGVNGCKLVAEKGSLLSENESDQTCNRGDNRVVELNRVKSDDSCISREYNQGNEEDGSISSTQFVACDISSISVEEISGLEVNSGNKSDESDKKSSESDSFLDVPQQKKVRKTETKCLFELGNIPLWGFTSICGRRPEMEDAFVAIPRFLQVPSQILKAESVTNGMNRDLTAHFYGVYDGHGGCQVANYCRERMHLALAEEIERAKSCIREGNIRHDWQELWKKAFSNCFIKVDAEIGGVCNGVNDSDNKPIAPETVGSTAVVAVVSPTHIIVANSGDSRAVLYRGKHPMPLSVDHKPDREDEHARIEAAGGKVIQWNGSRVFGVLAMSRSIGDRYLKPWIIPNPEVMFVPRVKEDECLILASDGLWDVISNEEACEVARKRILLWHKKHGDKLPAERGEGIDLAAQSAADYLSKLALSKGSKDNITVIVLDLKAQRKFKKKT; the protein is encoded by the exons ATGATGGAAGAAGTATCTGGTCCTTGTGCTGTTAGTTTAGGTGAAGTGATTAGAAATAATTCGAGAACGACGACACGCGCCGCCGCCGGCGTTAACGGTTGTAAGCTTGTTGCGGAGAAAGGGAGTTTGTTATCGGAAAACGAATCGGATCAAACTTGTAATAGAGGGGATAATAGGGTCGTTGAATTGAATCGAGTCAAGTCGGATGACAGTTGTATTTCTAGAGAATATAATCAAGGAAATGAGGAAGATGGATCTATATCATCTACTCAATTTGTAGCTTGTGATATTAGTAGTATATCTGTTGAGGAAATTTCGGGATTAGAGGTTAATTCCGGCAACAAGTCCGATGAATCCGATAAGAAATCATCGGAATCGGACTCGTTCCTTGACGTACCGCAACAAAAGAAGGTAAGAAAAACAGAAACCAAGTGTCTGTTTGAATTAGGAAACATACCCCTTTGGGGATTTACATCCATATGTGGTAGGAGACCAGAGATGGAAGATGCTTTTGTGGCTATACCTCGATTTTTGCAAGTCCCTAGTCAAATCCTCAAAGCCGAAAGTGTAACAAACGGAATGAACCGTGACCTAACGGCTCATTTCTACGGTGTCTACGATGGACATGGAGGGTGTCAG GTTGCGAACTATTGTCGTGAACGTATGCATTTGGCTTTAGCCGAGGAGATAGAAAGGGCGAAATCATGTATCCGCGAGGGAAATATCAGGCACGATTGGCAGGAGCTATGGAAGAAAGCGTTCTCCAATTGTTTCATCAAAGTCGATGCTGAGATCGGAGGAGTTTGTAACGGTGTGAATGATTCCGATAACAAACCTATTGCCCCCGAAACTGTCGGTTCGACAGCTGTAGTTGCGGTTGTTAGTCCAACTCATATAATTGTCGCCAATAGTGGCGATTCGAGGGCTGTTCTCTACCGGGGAAAACATCCGATGCCGTTATCAGTAGACCACAAA CCTGATAGAGAAGATGAACATGCAAGGATAGAAGCTGCAGGAGGCAAGGTCATCCAATGGAACGGATCTCGTGTTTTTGGTGTTCTAGCAATGTCAAGGTCCATTG GTGACAGATACTTAAAACCATGGATAATTCCCAATCCGGAAGTAATGTTCGTCCCTCGAGTCAAAGAAGATGAGTGCCTTATCCTAGCCAGTGACGGGTTATGGGACGTAATAAGCAACGAGGAAGCTTGCGAAGTGGCTCGGAAACGGATCCTCCTTTGGCATAAAAAGCATGGTGATAAATTACCTGCAGAAAGGGGTGAAGGAATTGACCTTGCTGCTCAATCTGCAGCTGATTATCTCTCAAAGCTTGCTCTTAGTAAAGGAAGCAAAGACAATATTACAGTCATTGTCTTGGACTTAAAAGCACAGAGAAAATTTAAGAAGAAAACATGA
- the LOC107932259 gene encoding pre-mRNA cleavage factor Im 25 kDa subunit 1 yields the protein MGDDDEHNSSSTDQGRKEVDIYPLSCYYFGSKEAIVFKDETVSDRITRMKSNYAAYGLRTSVEAVLLVELFKHPHLLLLQLNNSIFKLPGGRLRPGETDIDGLRRKLSNKLSASRDGNETEWEVGECLGMWWRHDFETLLCPYLPPTVKKPKECTKLFLVRLPESRKFIVPENLKLLAVPLSQVHENHKTYGTVISGVPQLLSKYSINIIDI from the exons ATGGGAGACGATGATGAACATAATAGTAGCAGTACTGATCAAGGAAGGAAAGAGGTGGATATTTACCCTTTAAGTTGTTACTATTTTGGATCTAAAGAAGCCATTGTTTTCAAGGATGAAACGGTGTCGGATCGTATTACTAGGATGAAATCCAA TTATGCTGCTTATGGATTGAGGACATCGGTAGAAGCTGTTCTTCTG GTGGAGTTGTTCAAACACCCTCATTTGTTGCTGCTCCAACTTAATAACTCCATCTTTAAGCTTCCTGGTGGTCGTTTAAGGCCAGGTGAAACAG ATATTGATGGACTAAGACGTAAGCTTTCCAACAAGCTTTCCGCGAGCAGGGATGGCAACGAAACAGAATGGGAG GTGGGAGAGTGTCTAGGCATGTGGTGGCGACATGATTTCGAAACACTGTTGTGTCCCTACTTACCACCCACCGTTAAAAAGCCCAAG gAGTGCACCAAACTCTTTCTTGTCCGGTTGCCGGAGAGTCGGAAATTTATCGTACCCGAAAACCTAAAATTGCTTGCGGTTCCGTTGTCCCAGGTTCATGAAAATCACAAG ACATATGGAACGGTAATATCAGGAGTGCCGCAATTGCTGTCCAAATACTCCATCAACATTATTGAtatttag
- the LOC107932260 gene encoding uncharacterized protein: MDHSVAVEESGSLRNSLEVTKSLSDKHLDLLRPSARYYSVFKGQAPDAVGKGKYTLIKDEEDFQTGIFDKPLPCFGCGIGWFSFLVGFMCPLMWYYATFLYFGNHYRKDPRERAGLAASAIAAMACSVVVLIVIIFVLFST; encoded by the exons ATGGATCATA GTGTTGCTGTCGAGGAGTCTGGGAGTCTGAGAAACAGCCTCGAGGTTACAAAGTCACTTTCTGATAAACATCTTGATCTTTTAAGGCCGTCTGCTCGGTACTATTCAGTGTTCAAAG GGCAAGCACCGGATGCAGTGGGGAAAGGCAAGTATACGCTTATCAAAGACGAGGAAGACTTCCAAACGGGGATTTTCGACAAACCTCTTCCATGTTTTGGTTGTGGGATTGGATGGTTTTC CTTCCTTGTAGGATTTATGTGTCCATTAATGTGGTACTATGCTACGTTTCTCTATTTCGGAAATCATTACCGTAAAGATCCGAGAGAGAGAGCTGGCCTTGCCGCTTCTGCTATCGCT GCAATGGCGTGTTCTGTTGTAGTGTTGATCgtaataatttttgttttgttttcgaCTTAA